The Pyxidicoccus sp. MSG2 DNA segment GTACGGGCGCCCCTGCGAGCCGAAGAGCGGCGCTGCTCATTGCCCCCATGGTCACCGTTCACCGGCTCAAGCAGCGCTTGCGGGCTGAAGCATTTCCGGAGTGGGCAAGAGCTGCAGCGGCAAGTGTCCGTGTCGGCTGTGCCTTGCTGGCCCTGAATCGGCTGGCTCGATGGTGCCCCACGGCCTCGCGCTCCAGCCCAGAGGGCCGGGGAGCGGGCAGGCGGGCGACCCTCCCGAGGCCGGCCCGCCCGCTGCCGCGTTGGTCCGCGCCGGGGCCGTGGGCACCTTGTCCGGACCGAGCGGCACCACCACTCACATTCCAGGGAGGCGACCCATGGCGCGCATCGCGTTCATCGTGGCCAATGACTTCGAGGACTCCGAGTTCCGCGTCCCCTACGACGCCGTCAAGAAGGCGGGGCACGAGGCGGTCATCATCGGCGTGGAGGCGGGCAAGGAGCTCAAGGGCAAGAAGGGCCGGGAGACAATCAAGGCCGAGAAGGCCGTGAAGCAGGTGTCCGCGAAGGACTTCGACGCGCTGGTGATTCCGGGCGGCTACTCGCCGGACCACCTGCGCACGGACATCGGCATCGTGGGCTTCGTGCGGGACTTCTTCCGCGCGGACAAGCCCATCGCGGCCGTGTGCCATGCGGGCTCGCTGCTGGTGGAGGCGGACGTCGTGGACGGGCGCACCGTCACCTCGTGGCCCTCCATCAAGACGGACCTGCTCAACGCGGGCGCGCGCTGGGTGGACCGCGAGGTGGTGGAGGACGGCGGCATCATCACCTCGCGCAACCCCGGAGACCTGCCGGCCTTCAGCCAGGCGCTGCTGCGTCAGGTGTCCGGAGGCCTCGCCCCGCGTCTGGAGGAGCCGCTCGCGCCCGAGGCCGTGTCGGACCAGCCGCCCACCGTGCACTGACGGACGGAGCGCCTCTCCCGCCGTGAGACGGTGAGGCGCCGCGCGCTCGTGCGTTGTTGGTGGACGTGGGGCCTGCCCTGGGGAACAGGGGGCCGGCCGTACGGGCCATGTACACCCATTCGCACTGCCGGCGCCCGGGCTCTCCGGGCCGCCGGCTTTGTCGTTTCGTGCGGGTGGGAGGTAGCGGGATGCGGGCGACGGCGGGGTGGGCGCTGGCAGTGGTGCTGGCGGGGTGTGGAGGGACGCTGGAGCAGGACGGGATGCCCCTGCACGAGGAGTCGCTGGGCACCATCCGACAGGCCGAGGCCCCCGACGGCCCGGTGGCCTGGGTGCGCTTCGCCCGCGGCGAGGGACTGCAGCTCGGCTCGGCCGTCACGCAGGACCGGGACGGCAACGTGCTCACCACGGTGCTCTTCTCCGGCGGCGCGGACCTGGGGACGGGGCCGCTGGGCCTGGACGACCCGGAGGTGCCGGGCGTCGTGCTCGCGAAGCACGCCGCGGACGGGCGGCTGCTCTGGACGCGGGTGCTCCAGGGTCGTAGGGGCGGGCTGTTGTCCGTGAATGCGCTGGGCACGGACCGGGAGCGGAACGTGCTGCTCGCGGGCTGGA contains these protein-coding regions:
- a CDS encoding type 1 glutamine amidotransferase domain-containing protein; its protein translation is MARIAFIVANDFEDSEFRVPYDAVKKAGHEAVIIGVEAGKELKGKKGRETIKAEKAVKQVSAKDFDALVIPGGYSPDHLRTDIGIVGFVRDFFRADKPIAAVCHAGSLLVEADVVDGRTVTSWPSIKTDLLNAGARWVDREVVEDGGIITSRNPGDLPAFSQALLRQVSGGLAPRLEEPLAPEAVSDQPPTVH